Genomic segment of Desulfobacterales bacterium:
AATGGTTACCCAAAAAAACATTGTCGACTTTTACTGGGATCCGGTCTGCCCATGGTGCTGGATTACCTCACGCTGGATGATTGATGTGGGTCGTCAAAAACAGATTCAAGTCAACTGGAAGCTGTTTAGCCTCAAGATGATAAACGCCGATCGCAATATACCCGAACCCTACAAAATATTGCATGAAATAGGGTTGAAAGCGTTGCGGGTGGCCGCGGCAGTGCGCAAAGCATATGGCAATGATGGTCTGGCAAAAATATATACATTGATGGGCACCCATTACCACCACGACGAGGAAGATATTGATACACCGGAAGCGGTAGCGGAAATTCTTAGGGCCGGTGGCTTTCCCACCCGTCTGTCCGAAGCGACAACTGACCCCGCATGGGATGAATTGATTCGTGCTGATATGGATCAGGCCCTGGCCAAAGTGGGCAAGGATGTGGGCGTGCCTTTAATTGTTCTTGATGGCGGCCATGGGCCGGGTTTTTTTGGCCCGGTTTGCAGTCCGGCGCCGACAGGCAAGGCCGCCGTTGCCCTGTGGGATGCGATTATCATTGCCGGTAGAACGCCTGGTTTTTATGAGCTCAAACGCACCCGAGAAACGGAGCCTCTGTTCGGTGCACGGCCTAAGATTTAACCCTACATATCCCTTTTAAGGCAAATAAACAGGTGGGTTAAAAAACCAGCAGTCGGTTTTGCAAGGTTTTTTCAAGGCAATCGAGTGAAGACCCAGCGGGAACAGAACAAATTCCAGCGAGTTTAACTTATTGTAGAGATTCATACAAAAAGTTGCTGAAATTTAACATATAGAGATGGCCTCAAGCAAACCCACTTCGGTAGGATCAACAATATGGTTTAACCACGAAGAACACAAAGAAAGATGAAAATAACACCAGACTTATAAAACCTCTGTGAACTTTATGTCTTTGTGGTGATAAGGACAACATAGGATAAGAATAGGTGCAAAAATACACGTTAGTCCGAACCGTCAGTGTTGACGACCCGGCAACCGCCAGCGAATTTCTGGCAACCCTTACCCCCCTGTCCAAAACTCGCATCAAAGATGCCATGTCCAAAGGCGCGGTCTGGCTCAAAAGACCAAAGCGCGGCCAGCGCCGCATCCGGCGGGCCAGCACCCCCCTTAAGCCGGGTGATGTGGTCTCGATTTATTATGATCGCGTCCTGCTGGCAGCTACTCCGCAAAAACCGAAGCTCATCAGCGATC
This window contains:
- a CDS encoding DsbA family protein; the protein is MVTQKNIVDFYWDPVCPWCWITSRWMIDVGRQKQIQVNWKLFSLKMINADRNIPEPYKILHEIGLKALRVAAAVRKAYGNDGLAKIYTLMGTHYHHDEEDIDTPEAVAEILRAGGFPTRLSEATTDPAWDELIRADMDQALAKVGKDVGVPLIVLDGGHGPGFFGPVCSPAPTGKAAVALWDAIIIAGRTPGFYELKRTRETEPLFGARPKI